In one Musa acuminata AAA Group cultivar baxijiao chromosome BXJ2-5, Cavendish_Baxijiao_AAA, whole genome shotgun sequence genomic region, the following are encoded:
- the LOC135612597 gene encoding uncharacterized protein LOC135612597 isoform X1, with translation MALYGFQEGHSLIRPPFFNGTDYTCWKTRMRVFLLSLDLNLWDIVENGFEMSSLPMNHWNDLEKKMFSLNAKAMNALYCALDKSEFNRVSMCDSAFDIWRTLEVTHEGTSRVKESKINILVHSYELFRMKPSESIGDMYTRFTDVINGLKALGKSFSNFELVTKILRSLPKSWDPKVTAIQEAKDLKTFPLEELIGSLMTYEMNNVEKKKLENNLPNDRKDLGHRTHEYHSSISSSDGELKLQMKQKLKSKKNGTTCFERKKNKSWDELSSSEDEEKIKKGEVANYASPSFNNEVIKIPLIHFEIT, from the coding sequence atggctctttatggctttcaagagggtcactctctcattcgtcctccctttttcaatgggacggactacacttgttggaaaactcgaatgagagttttcttactttctttggatttgaatttatgggacatagtcgaaaatggatttgaaatgtcttctctcccaatgaaccattggaatgatttggagaagaagatgttttctttaaatgcaaaggctatgaatgccttatattgtgcacttgacaaaagtgaatttaatcgcgtttcgatgtgtgactcggcttttgatatttggagaactctagaggtcactcatgaaggcactagccgagtgaaagagtccaaaatcaatattcttgtgcattcttatgaacttttccggatgaaaccaagtgagtccatcggagacatgtacacccggttcacggatgtcatcaatggactcaaagctcttggtaaaagtttttctaattttgaactagtcactaaaatcttaagatcccttccaaaaagttgggatccaaaagttacggccattcaagaggccaaggaccttaaaacattccctctcgaagaacttattgggtctctaatgacctacgaaatgaacaatgtggaaaaaaagaaactcgagaacaaccttccaaatgataggaaggatttgggacatagaacacatgaataccactcgagcataagctcaagtgatggtgaacttaaactacaaatgaaacaaaaattaaaaagcaaaaagaatggaactacttgctttgaacgcaagaagaacaaaagttgggatgaattgagctcttccgaagacgaggagaaaatcaagaaaggcgaggtggcaaactatgcctcaccctctttcaacaatgaggtaatcaaaatcccactaattcatttcgaaattacataa